The following DNA comes from Spirulina major PCC 6313.
TTGTTAGAGGCACAACCGGCCTGGGCTGCGCCGCCCCGTGACCCCAATGCCAATGCCGTGAACTATACCCTCACGGATGTCAGCGGCCGCGATTTTTCGGGGCAAAATCTGGCGGGGTCATCCTTTGCCGGGGCAGAAGTGCGGCAGGCGAATTTTCACGCAGCGAACCTATCGGGATCAATTCTCACCAAAGCGGTGTTTGAGGAATCGGATCTTTCCGGGGCCAACCTGAATAAAAGTTTTGCCGATCGCGTCACCTTCAATGGTGCGGATCTCACCAACGCGATTTTCACCGAAGCGATCGCCACCAGCACCCACTTTTACCAAGCCACGATCACCGGAGCCGACTTCACCGACACCATCCTCGATCGCTACGAAATCGTCCAACTCTGCAAACGCGCCAGTGGCACGAATCCCACCACCGGAGTCGCCACCCGCGACAGCCTCAACTGTCGTTAACCCATCTCATCAACATCATCATGAAACAACTAGGGAGTGAGACGCTCCCACTCCGGTCAGATCAGAGGATTTAAGGAGTGCGGGCATCTTGCCCGCTAGCAGTTAAAATATGCCATGACACGACAAGCTTGACTGAGTACAGGACAAAAAATCAGGCTTGGGCTGAAACCCTGATGATTTCCTAGGTTGGGTGGAACAATCGCAAAACTCAACACACTCCATCAACATCCATAGTCTGTCGTGCGGGCATCTTGCCCGCTGGGATCAGACACAATAGGGAGCAGGATGCTCCCACCCCATCAAAATCAGATGCCGCCGTACATTTCAACGTTTGTCTTGTACTCCGAGCCGTAGCTACCCCTGAGCCGTTTGATACAGTTGGGTCATCACCTTCAAGACCGCAGGTGGACGAGAGGTAAAGAGAATGAAAAAGGTGTTGGCCTCGCTAGGTTCATCTATCACCTTGGCGTAGATGTCATCACTACCGGCGGGGTCATCGGGGAGATCGGGGATCGCTAGTTTGAG
Coding sequences within:
- a CDS encoding pentapeptide repeat-containing protein, which encodes MKQGLRRLIIVVLLGVLTLGWWLLEAQPAWAAPPRDPNANAVNYTLTDVSGRDFSGQNLAGSSFAGAEVRQANFHAANLSGSILTKAVFEESDLSGANLNKSFADRVTFNGADLTNAIFTEAIATSTHFYQATITGADFTDTILDRYEIVQLCKRASGTNPTTGVATRDSLNCR